In the genome of Pan troglodytes isolate AG18354 chromosome 15, NHGRI_mPanTro3-v2.0_pri, whole genome shotgun sequence, one region contains:
- the THTPA gene encoding thiamine-triphosphatase isoform X2, with protein sequence MAQGLIEVERKFLPGPGTEERLQELGGTLEYRVTFRDTYYDTSELSLMQADHWLRRREDSGWELKCPGAAGVLGPHTEYKELTAEPTIVAQLCVPAQETAPAKLIVYLQRFRPQDYQRLLEVNSSRERPQETEDPDHCLG encoded by the exons ATGGCCCAGGGCTTGATTGAGGTGGAGCGAAAGTTCcttccagggcctggcacagaggagcGGCTGCAGGAGTTGGGGGGCACCCTGGAGTACCGGGTCACCTTCCGAGACACCTACTATGACACCTCTGAGCTGAGCCTCATGCAGGCTGACCACTGGCTGCGACGACGAGAGGATAGTGGATGGGAGCTCAAATGTCCTGGAGCAGCAGGTGTCTTAGGACCCCACACGGAGTATAAGGAACTCACAGCGGAACCTACAATTGTGGCCCAACTCT GTGTGCCTGCACAGGAGACAGCACCAGCCAAGCTGATTGTATATCTACAGCGTTTCCGGCCTCAAGACTATCAGCGCCTGCTAGAAGTGAACAGCTCCAGAGAGAGGCCACAGGAGACTGAAGATCCTGACCACTGCCTGGGCTAG
- the THTPA gene encoding thiamine-triphosphatase isoform X1 has translation MAQGLIEVERKFLPGPGTEERLQELGGTLEYRVTFRDTYYDTSELSLMQADHWLRRREDSGWELKCPGAAGVLGPHTEYKELTAEPTIVAQLCKVLGADGLGAGDVAAVLGPLGLQEVASFVTKRSAWKLVLLEADEEEPQLRVDLDTADFGYVVGEVEALVHEEAEVPTALEKIHRLSSMLGVPAQETAPAKLIVYLQRFRPQDYQRLLEVNSSRERPQETEDPDHCLG, from the exons ATGGCCCAGGGCTTGATTGAGGTGGAGCGAAAGTTCcttccagggcctggcacagaggagcGGCTGCAGGAGTTGGGGGGCACCCTGGAGTACCGGGTCACCTTCCGAGACACCTACTATGACACCTCTGAGCTGAGCCTCATGCAGGCTGACCACTGGCTGCGACGACGAGAGGATAGTGGATGGGAGCTCAAATGTCCTGGAGCAGCAGGTGTCTTAGGACCCCACACGGAGTATAAGGAACTCACAGCGGAACCTACAATTGTGGCCCAACTCTGTAAGGTGCTGGGGGCTGACGGCCTGGGGGCTGGAGATGTGGCTGCTGTGCTGGGCCCACTGGGGCTGCAGGAAGTAGCTAGTTTTGTGACTAAGCGGAGTGCCTGGAAGCTGGTGCTCTTGGAAGCTGATGAAGAGGAGCCACAGCTCAGGGTGGACTTGGATACAGCCGACTTTGGCTATGTTGTGGGTGAGGTAGAGGCCCTGGTGCATGAGGAGGCTGAAGTACCAACTGCCCTAGAGAAGATCCACAGGCTCAGCAGCATGCTTG GTGTGCCTGCACAGGAGACAGCACCAGCCAAGCTGATTGTATATCTACAGCGTTTCCGGCCTCAAGACTATCAGCGCCTGCTAGAAGTGAACAGCTCCAGAGAGAGGCCACAGGAGACTGAAGATCCTGACCACTGCCTGGGCTAG
- the THTPA gene encoding thiamine-triphosphatase isoform X3: protein MAQGLIEVERKFLPGPGTEERLQELGGTLEYRVTFRDTYYDTSELSLMQADHWLRRREDSGWELKCPGAAGVLGPHTEYKELTAEPTIVAQLCKVCLHRRQHQPS, encoded by the exons ATGGCCCAGGGCTTGATTGAGGTGGAGCGAAAGTTCcttccagggcctggcacagaggagcGGCTGCAGGAGTTGGGGGGCACCCTGGAGTACCGGGTCACCTTCCGAGACACCTACTATGACACCTCTGAGCTGAGCCTCATGCAGGCTGACCACTGGCTGCGACGACGAGAGGATAGTGGATGGGAGCTCAAATGTCCTGGAGCAGCAGGTGTCTTAGGACCCCACACGGAGTATAAGGAACTCACAGCGGAACCTACAATTGTGGCCCAACTCTGTAAG GTGTGCCTGCACAGGAGACAGCACCAGCCAAGCTGA